The following DNA comes from Peromyscus leucopus breed LL Stock chromosome 2, UCI_PerLeu_2.1, whole genome shotgun sequence.
ACCACAGTGGAGATGGCAAAACTCATGAACTCTTACTGTGTTCTTGGAAGCATGTTCAGAAGCAAGAGAGGCCAGCTCCTCAAGACTGTACGCAGTCACATCTGCCTGAGGTGCTCCATGTGGACTGAGACTTGGGTTTGCTAAGAAACACAGGGAAATAAAGAGGTAATCCAGTGACAACAGCGTCTTCAGGAAGTCACGTCTTACCACTATCAGGCTGGCTAATTTTCTTAGATGAGGATGCCTTGCGTTTTCCTCAAaatcaggtaatttttttttgcttgcataAAAGTATGGTTAGTTATGCAAACTTAAGACTATGAATTTTATGAATCCTGCATGCTCTAGGTTACAAAAAGCAATATTCATTTAAAGTTCTAAAGCTAGCTAATGAAATTAaagtacagatacacacacatttctatgGAGGAAATATTAGCATTCACAAACTACCTATTTACCACAGATGAAGCAAACAGGTTTGTGCTAAAGACACAACTTTATGGAATACTTGAGAAGGACAAGTctgaaggaaaggagaaacatTTGTCCTTTACTCCGTTTCTTATATAGTGTAACTGTATGGCCCAAGTATGTGCATGACAGGAAAGCACACATGTGTTTTCTCTTGTAATCTCCATGGAAGGCAATgctccttgaaaaaaaaaaaaagtcttcgaGTTGTACTTAAACTGCTGAACTTGACTCTTGCAGCAGACCGGCAAAATATTGCAGCTACTAAACTGCCAGGCCAATCCCAGTCTCCCGGCTTTGGAAAGCCCAAAGCACCCTTTAAGTCGGTCAGACCTGCTTGTCCTGGCCACCAAGAAGCTCAAGCCTCCTGGGAATCCCACTGCACGGGGAATCCCACTGCACAGGAGTACTGGGCCCAGCGCACGCTACTCTGCAACTCATTACCTTGCACGCTATGCACACAGCGTAGGGCGTAGTTAAGGGCATCTAGGGTGCTGGGCTTAGTGTGTCTCTCGGCTGGAAAATACTTTTTCATTTCTTGGACAACCATTATAAGTTCTTCAGAtattctgtttctgtcttcatgttcactgaacagaaaacaaaaacaaaaacaaaaacaaaaatggtaatGGTGGACACTCAGTAAATTCCTGATTTTTAGGGGTGTTTGGGCACACCCACTCACTCAGATCGCAGGTTTAatgcccttccttctcttccagggAGGGTACATTGGACACTTTCAATCTCCCTTCAGCCCTAACTCCATCCAATTCTTCAACcgctttcctcctcctttccataCTCTGGTAATTTACTCTAGTATCATCCTCCACCCGTCAGTTCTCACTAAAGTGTCTAAAAGTTCCCTTTCATGTcgcctccccccccaccccccgcacccCGTCCCCGGGGTCAAAAACATAACAAAGCTGTAAGTCCTGCTTTCCCAGCCCCGGGCCAGGGCAATAAACAGAGGGGGGTAGGTAAGCTTCCCGGCGTCACCTGTGGCTGCTGTCCACGCAAGTGCCCTGCAGCGGACCCTCCTGATCAGACGTCCCCTGGAGCCCCGGTCCCCCGCTGTGGGGACAGTGGCCGCTGGGCACTGCCGGGTCTCCACAGGGGTCCATCCCGCCTGGCAGCCCTCAGCCAGCTTTTCTCAGTTTGCAGCTAGCAACCAAACCCGGCTTGTTTTGGTCCCTGCCATCGCCTTCGGGAAAGACTGGGTGCCGACCACGCTCATCTGAGGGGCACTTTTCTCCTCAGCATTTTCACAGAATCTGCTCGGGTGGCGAGCGACACCGACGGCTCGACGCCGGAAACGGGCCGGCCGGACCCCACCGTGACTCTCGGCGAGCGTGGTCAGCCCGAACCAACTTTTCCACCGTCCATGCTGAGAAGTCGGCGAGCATCAAGGAACGCCTCGGAGAGCACGGTTGCGGGCTGACACGGCGGAAGGCAGGGGCAGCGGCGCCGGGCCGTGCAAGCTCGCAGGCCTCCCGCCAGCCGAGCActcgccgccgcccgccgccccgcAGAGCCCTCGCCCACCCGCGGGCCGCCCAGTCTCGAGGCCAGCCGCGTGCCGAGCGGccgccggccccgccccctccgcgCCACGGGCTCCGGCCACGCCCCCCCGCCGCTCGATTGGTCACTGCGGCCGGCTACGCGAGCTCTCATTGGCCGGGGCGGAGTCCGACTCGGCACCGCGGGGGTTACGTAACCGTGGGCGAGTGGGCGGGTGCAAAGGCCCCGGAGTACCTTACATAACGCGCGGGTCGGGCGAGGTCGGCTCTTGGCCAATCCCGGCCGCCAGGAGCCCGGGTCGGGGGCGGAGTGGCCAGGAGGACGCTAGGGCCTCGCCGTGCAAATCTACAGCTGTGTCCGTAGGCGGGGCCTTGGAGCTGTCAGTCAGGAGAGGGCGGGCCAGGGGGCGTGGCCTGAGCGGCCGACAGGTGAGTGGAACCCGGTTTCCCTGTGGCACTTCTGGGTCCTCTGGCCACTGAGGCTTCCCGGGCGAACTGCGGTAGTGCCCAGGGATGCAATGCTTTGCAGTGAAGGATCTCCTTGGTTTCCCATTGTTTTAATCTTTTCTGAACTTGCTGTCTCCTCCCGCCTGCCAGCTATAGGCGAATGAACCCCCACAGAATCCAACCGAATTTTCAGAAATAGAAGTTTAATGGTACAAGGTAACTTCCCGGGCTGCCCTGAAGTTACAGATCCATTTGGCAACAGGAGGAAGATAAACATATGTAAAAGATGCTCTCTTTTCGAGGAAACAGCCGGGACGCTCATTTTATGTAACTATTCATATCTTCCTAAATGAAATGAACAGGGCAGAGCCCTCTGCTGCCTGGGTACACCAAGAcacgggggtgggaggtggggggcgggCAGGAGATGGCGCAGCAGAGCGCCTACTGCTTTCATTGGATGGTTCCCAGGCACCCTCTATCAGGTGCCTCACAAGTACCCCTAATaccaagctccaggggatcccacgcCCTCATCGATAAaagcacatgcacatatccagacatacacaacacataaatAATTAAGTCTAAAGAAATAAGTACACtcaggttttttttgggggggggatgaaTGAAAGATGTTCTAGGTCAAAGAAGGGAAAGTGCCAGAGGGCAGTTATCCACATTATGTATTGAACAAATCACTCATTTTCAAAGTCTCTCTCCACACCGGATCACTCTCCTGTCAAGCTCTTCTTCCAGAAGCATTCACGACACAGCTATTGAGTGCACACCTGGGCAGAGATTACTGCACTCCCTGCAGACAGgacaaaaatccctcacagtgACTCCTGAACGTCAAGAAAGTTGAGatgatagtaaataaaataagctgGTGGGATGGAAAGGATAGAGGTTAAGGGAGGAGGCAAGAGGCCTGGGAAATGGCCTGGAGGATAAGTTTTCATTGAGAAGGGGAGACTGAACTTGAGTGATGCCTTGGAATGAGGGATGTGGGTGAACACTTCCACAGAACTGAACGGTATTGTACCTGCCAGGCCATCTTGGTGTAGAACAGGTTAGTTGCTGAGAACTTGAAATGGTATGAGAGTGGGTGAGAAAGGAAGGGCCACACTGTGGTAGGGCTTGTACTTAAGGGAAAGTAGACTTTCATATTGTAAACATAAGCAAAACCCCACTTGGTCTATATTATGTTGTTTCCAGGTGTGGAGGAATGAGGGAGTGTGCATTGAAAGGAAGGCAAATACAGATGCTTGCTGGTGTGGGGGGGAGCCACACATTTGGAACATCCCTCACCTATCCAAATTTATCTGGCTGGTGGTGGTGTTGTATACCAGGGCCACCTTTCCAGATTACTTCTAGAAGACCATATTTAAGTAACCCATAGGCCATATCCTGACTAACTGCAAGCCAGCTCCTATCTCACCTCTACACCGAAAAGCACTTTTCATTTGGGGTATGATGGTTAATTTCAGTCGTAGACTTCATTGGATTTGGAACCAACTGAAAGGCAACCTGCTGGGCATTCCTGATGGACTTTCTTGCTCAGACCTACCCTAAATTTAGGCAGCAACTTTTGGTGGCAGCCCAGATAATGATGATGGAAGATGGATGCTCTGCTTTTTGCCTATGAGCCTCACTCACTGGCAAGTTCTACCCTGGTGTTGCTGCACTTTGCTATGATCAGAACTCAGCTTTTTGGATTTCAACATGAGGttttccaggaatcctccatgCCTGTAGTGCCAGATTGGAACTGCTGAAGCAAGCCCTcagcctcatgaactgaacagATACCAGTTTCTCTGGAAGAGAATGGTGGGTCTGGATTGGGATTGGCTCAGCACACCCCAAGGCCAAGCTCTCAGTACAAAGCAGATTTATGTGCCCCAGAGGAACAAATGGCAGGGAataagacagagacagggggtaGAGGATGAGGAAGCAGGGGAAGGGAGCAAGGTAGATGGGACAGGCGTGTTttcctggagggacaaaggactgcctctggacagagaggagacagacgtgaCCCACTGGCAAAtgagtttataaagagaaaaagggaaaccccgtgttaggatgaggtggtTGATTTTGATTGGATATGTTAATTAGGGTAGTTACAAGGGGGCtcttgattgctggacttcaatactttgatagatGGACTTTGGTagccagcctcaggaggaggatgtggccaaataagggaatagatctTAGGGGCTGGCTTTAGAAATGTGATCTAATATTTTTAGCAaagcagagggaatgggagagaagggcaaggcctgccagagccatgcttaCTGTGATCAAGCTCGCTAGAGTCTCTTCAttttcagcctctccagtgtgaggcAGACCATATCACACAAGCCAATCTAATTAGTCTtctttgaatatatattcattttgtcagttctgtttttctagagaacCCTAACATGGGATGGGATCTGCAGCTACTCCTAGTGGGGGTgggtaagaaagaaaaagtagtttGTGAGGGAAAGGCAGGGACAGCAAGGGGAAGAAGTTTTAGGAAATGGATCAGGTGTATCCACCCCACTCTAAGGAACACAAGACAGGATCATGTTAATAAACAACTTTATTCAGGATTTCATAGCGGGAAAGTTCCCAGCTGAATGCACAGACAAGCGAGGTATTACTGTGTTAACACAGAAGCCAGTGAGTTACATGGGTCTGAGTATGGAGGAGACAGCACCAAGGTTGTGGGGTCAGACCAAGACAGAGGCCCCAGGCTGATGTTGCTTTCCCATAGTGGGACATGCTTTCAATATTTGTACTGTTTCAGTAATGTTAGGGAACAAATAAAAAACTGGAACCAGATTCTGTTCCATCTTGACTGGTGCCACtttgcacacaaacacagattcCAGGACATTGTAGAGGCACTGCCACAAGCAAAGAAAGCCCGtgtctccctccctgctttcttaTTCACATTCATGCCTGAACGCCGTCTTTGAACCACACCTTGATGAAAGTCTCATATACACAACCAAAGTGTCTCAGATGGCAACAGCTATGTCTTTAGAGCAACAGGTATCTCTGGTTAGCTATCCACTTGTAAGCGACCAATGCCTCACCTCAGGCATAATACAGAGGACTGATTTAGGAAGCGGAGTATGAGTAAAAGCAGTAAATAGGATTCAAGAGCTCCGGTCTTTGCTAATGACTCTGTGAGGCTGCGGAGCTGCTGCTCACATTGCACTAGAGGCCACAGCCTCTCGTTCAGTCTGCAAACTGCTTGCTTTAGCTCACTTCTATAGCTCTATGAAAGAAACCAAATTTGAAGGAGTATCATCTACAGCATTTCACATGAAGGACTGTGAAAATGTTGAAGGCTCACACAGTATAAACACTTTTTCCTTGAAGGACAACCTGAGTTACATTTGGCACTTACTTAAATCTATTAGGGACAGACTTAACGGACATCGTATTTCAGTTTTGGCAAAAAAGAAACTTTGGTCATAGTCCTACAAAAACTTTTTCAAGGGTTATTTCTGATTAAAATACTCTTTTAGACGCGATACacaacaagaacaagaaagtaAACATCTTCACACCTAACATGAGAGCATCTTAATACAGCAAGAGTCAGTAATGCTTACAAAAAGGAGGGTCCTCTTAACGAAAATGAGCCAAGTATCAAAATAAGGCACACCCTGTTATTGTCACCAATTTGTATTAGGCAGTAGTGTTCTTCTCGAAAGGCGCTGGTAATCTAATCACCCAAAGGTTTAAAATGTGGTTTTGAAGACGATGTCAGATGTGGGGACAGCTGAACTGGACACAATTCCCTTCCTGGAATCCACAGCAAGTTGTCAGTGACAACATCCACCCAgactccagcactctggagcatCAGAAGTCCTCTTTCCTAGTCGGGGCATACATCTGTGAAGGCACTGTGCAAAATGTGTGCAAGATAGGGCACACCCCCCAGTTTGGAGTGTATATTAAAACAAAGGCACATTTTCTAGGCACTGAACTGTATgtaaactaacaaaaataatcatttggaaaaacaagctCAATAACACAGCAGGTTCTAAGTAGAAAGTCTTGAAGACGCTCCTGAACAGTGGGCTTTGGTTTCACCAGGTTCTTCATGAAGAGACACTCCACACTAAGAAGCAGGGAAGATTTAGAAACAGTGAAAAAGGCAGTTTAGTCTTTCTACATAGCTTCTCAATAGGAATTTCTATTGTCTACATAGGGACAGGAAGAAATTGATTTGGCCAGTTGGGAAGGATCAAGGTGGTCTCAGCTAATCACTATACTCcacaaaaggaaacataaaacTGCATAGGAGAGAAAAACTGACCAGTCAGTAGGAATGAGATACCCTATTCTCAAAGGATTAATGTctacatctatgtatgtatatctattctccatccatccatctatctacctatataaAACACCAGACTTTAATCACACAAACTCAAATATTCAGGAtcagtatggtggcacatgcctataatcctagcacttgagaggttgaggcaagaagattacaagttcaaggccagcctgggttgaacagtgagaccctgcctcaaacttCCCTCAACACCACCACCCCAAACACCCTCAAGTATTCAAAGTATTTGGTAAAGAGAAATATTTAGACCTTGGAATGAACTAACCTTCACCCTTTGCTACTGCACATGCAAATATCAGTGAACACAGGGTAACTCACCAACAATGATGATGACCACAATCACCAGGACACTGATCCCTATCGCCCACATCTGCAACAAGACAGGTCCATTTAACATTGCAAAACCAGACAGACAGCGTTTGCTGCAACAGCTACAGTATGCAATAATTTATCATTTCTAAAAcctaaatttaatattttcagttaaGGTCTGAAATTTAGTTATGGGCTTTCAAAAGTGTTCCAatcctctgtggcctctggaaAGACACAAATTTCCACACAGGCTACTGAGCTTGTCCCATGTATCCTTTCTAAAAAAAGCGTGACCGAAGTATTTGAGATCTGATCAAAGACGTTCTCATTTGCTAACTATATAAACCTGCTTTGAGTAATAGTCGTATGTGGCTGTCTCCTCTTTTGTTGAGTAAGATGGAAGTCCTTAGCGTCTGATGTTTGAAATTGGAGCCATTCCCAGAATGGCCTGCAAACTAAGCACCGAAGCCAGAACTCCCCTATTGGTGTTCTCAGGGACCTGGGTGGGGTCTAACGCCCAAGACTGGTTTGGGACAGTCCTATTCTGCACATCTTTTAACTTTAGGCACAAACCATGGGACTGGATTCCTAGTTCTAGGCAAGGAAAAGGGATGTAGACTCAGCAGTTGGCTCAGATTCCACCTGCTTCCCAGAGTCACAGAACGCAACACTCTGCAATGGAGGGGTCTGAAGTGAAGGTCTGTCAAGACAGCATTACCTTGCAGTTTTTCCACCAATACTTTCTCTTCAACTTGGCAGCACTTGTTTCAAACTGAGAAGCACCTGCCTGCAGTGCATCTGCACGGTCATCGAGCTCCGAGAGCTTCTGGTCTCTTTCTAACACTTTGTCCACGTTGACTCTCATGATGTCAACCACCTAAACAGACATGGTTACAGTTacacagaaaggagaggaagaacaaaATACACACGAACTCTAAGGACACTTTTTTCCCCCAGGTTAGCAGCACTTTATTACTTTAAGCTAAACTCTCAGTTAAAAAGGGGGCCCAGGCCTCTGAGGTAAATCCACTTAGCAAACCAGGGATAGAAGGGAACTTCAATGATGGGTATGTATTGGGAAACCCACACTAGTATTACATACCACAGTGAGAGACTCAACTTCCTCTAAGGTCTGAAACAGAACAGTGTGCTCACTTTCATGGCTGTTCAACACTACACTGGCAGTCCTGGGCAAGAAATCAGTTAAGGAAACAAAGACAGCCTAGTTGGAAAGGAAGAGGACATCTATTGCTACATGTAAGAAATTCTACAGAAAACCCTTAAGACTCTTTTAAAGGAGGCTggcgagatgactcagcaggtaaaagtacttgtggtcagtctgatgacctgagttcaatccctgggacccacacagtggaaagagaaaactgacccttgaagttgtcctctgacttctgcatgtgGTGGATGAACTTGCATGTCTTCCCCTACCTTAATTCTTTTAGAGACAGGTCTGTGCCTATCAGTCATTCCTGCTCTCTTAAGGCAAGATGAGAAGTAGGGGCAGGAGAATCACCTGGAATGCCCATGTGCCAGTTTGTCTGGATTTCATAGCATAGCCATGGCAAAAACAAGAGACTTTGCCTTACCAAGGTGGAATGAGAGAAGCAACTCCaagaaaagttgtcctctgacctcccaatACATATACCATGGCACATCTGTGCCCACTCAAGTACATCTACCCCTTCTGCTaccgtgcgcgcgcacacacacagactgctgTGAGAATTAAAGTCTTGTAAGTGGGAAGACACCCATGTTTGCATGTGGGAAGACAATGCTGTGGAGACGGCCATATTCTCCAAGTGACTGACAAAGTCAATACAATCCCAACAGCTctttttcccctcagaaaaaCTGTCATGTAATAACAATTCCAGTGgcttttttcatatataatttcaaagaagaactgaGAAGAAGCAagccaatattaaaaaaaaaaaaaaaactatgatcaTACTTCCCAATTTCAAAACTCACCACAAAGCTAGAGCAATAGAAACTGTGATAatggcagaggacagaagaagatcAGTGGGAAAGAGCTGGGAATCTGGAAATCTGCCTACACATTACAGCCAACTGAACCAATTTATTGCTTCATTGATCGATTCTGGAGCTAAGAATGGAACCTAAGTCCTTGTGTTggttaggcaagtgttctaccattgaACTACACTCTCAGTCTGCCAACTAAATTTCAAAAGGATGCTAAGACCATCAAATGGAGAAAGGATATTCTtttcaacaaacagtgctggcACAACTAAATAGCCATAATAAAAGAATGAAGTTGGATTCCTGTTTAATTTCCTATAGAAAAAGAACTCAATAGACCAGTGAGTTAAATTTAAGAGCTAAGAGTATaaaaactcttagaagaaaaaaaagtaaagctttATAGCTTGTTTTAGGTTTCCATTGTTGTGCTagaacaccatgaacaaaagcaacttggggcagAAAGGGTTTAATTCATCTTGTAGCTAATAGTCCAACATACAGggcagtcaaggcaggaactgatgatgcagaggtcatggaggaatgctgtttactggctggctccctgtggcttgctcagcctgcttcttacaCCATCCAGGACCACTTTCCCAGAGGTGGCATCACCCAACAGTAAGCTGGGTCATTCCACATCAattatcagtcaagaaaatgcttgCCCACAGGCAAATCTGGTCCCCACAGGCAAATCTGGTCaggggtattttctcaattgaggttccctcttctaaaatgactctagctggtgtcaagctgacataaaactagccaacagaacattattttaatgttacttttgtttatgttgcatttgtttaactctgtgaagctgtgttactctgcctgcctaaaacacctgagaATATaataaaggagaaatctgggagaagggagagaaggagccagagaaagaggaggacatcaggggccagcaacccagctacacagcaagccatggagtaagagtaagatttatagaagagaaggggaaaagctcagaggcaaaaggtagacaggataatttaagttaaggaaagctggcaagaaacaagtcaagctaaggccaagcattcataattaagaataagcctacaagtgtgatttatttggaagctaggtggcaggccccccaaaagagcaaaaacaaacaacaacatcttACTGTATGATTTAATAACAGTATCTAAGATAACTAGTTTTAGGACAATTAAAAGCAGAAAGATcgtgttgggtggtggtggtgcatgcctttagtcccagcacttgagaggcagaggcaggtgatctctgattTCGggatagtctggtctacagagtgagtttgaggacggccagggctacacagaaaaatcctgtaaGAATACAGAAGTAGGAaactgggagatggttcagcagttaagagcactggctgctcttactgAGAACCTGGGTTTGCGGCCCAGAACAGACAGAGCAGCTGACAAccttctgcaactccagttccaaaggttttaatgccctcttctgacctttgcaggcattgcacacacatagtacacaaacatgcaggcaaaacgctcatacacataaaaaaaaaatatgaaaaaaaggaaTATGGAAATATTGGTCTGAATTTCTCACAGAATTTTCACTGTGGTCCTCTAAATGCACATCTAGAAAGAAGACTTCTGATATAGTCAAAATTTATACTCATTggtaatgctttttcttttttctaacatgaatttttttacaattgtgtgtgtgtgtctgtgcaaatgcatgcaggtgcccttggaggcaaGAGTTAAAGACAGCTGAGTGGCCCAAATATGTGTACTTGTAACCCAATGTGGATCCTCTGCTAGAATAGTAAGTGTTcctaacccctgagtcatctctccagctccagtgacTTTTTCTGATAGAATTCTACAGAATTCCCATGTTTGTTTGAAATTCACATTCTAGAATTTAGAGCAGTACCTCATCTACTTGGTTTTGTGTCTGCTGGAGTCTTCGATTACTGCCAGTGGCCGCACTTGAACTTCCTGAAGGCACACCTGTGGACCTGAAAGGTGTAAGGCACAACCATGAGTATATTATGATTCCCAATGCACTTAACATAAACTAGATTTGGTAAGGCAAAtaagtaatcccagcactcctatggtgagatgggaggtggagacatcAGAGTTCTGGGGCAACtgagggccagctagcctgacaCATACACAGCACTGAACAGAGATACCGTCTCAAATAAGGTGGTAGGCAAAGACTGACATCTGAAACTGTCCTCTGCTCGCACACAtataccatggtgtgtgtgtgtgtgtgtgtgtgtgtgtgtgtgtgtgtgtgtaaaccattATGCTGGGACTTAGTCTTATTAATTCcttataatgaaattaaaaaaaaaaacctgcagtaAGAAAGGCACTAATGCATTTTTTAATAATCCCTCAATATTTCCCAAGACTGTGTACCAGTTGATAGTGACCAAAGTCTAAAACATTTGTTGTGCCAATGAAGTGAATGATCTCAAGACTGGATACCtctactttctgtttttgtttttttttttaattgctttagggctggagagatggctcagaggttaagagcactggctgctctttccagaggacctgagttcaattcccagctcacatggtggctcacaaccatctataatgagttctggtgttctcttctggcctgcaggcatacatgcaggcagaacactgtatacacagtaataaataaatataaaagaaaaatgctttaaaacaCACAACTGTTTAAAGGCATTCAATATTTTCTCCTGCTCTTTTTGTTGCGGCAAGAACTTAATAGTAAGAAGCAATCACAAAATAGCCAAAATGGAGCAGTAGATTCAAAGTGCACGGAGGGGTTTGTGTGACCGGGAAGGTGGGCTGAAGCGGTTCTCTCTGCTGGAGAGTCATTCATCTTCCACAGGCTCATCGAATGCTTTTTCACTCATGCCCACTTTTCATTACTACTCTTGCTTTGAAGTCCCAAAAGCCTCCATTAAACTCTTCCCTGTATCTAAGCCAGTACCTGAGATGTGCCTCGCTACACAACAGTCGTCCTATCGTTGATACAACAGTTCTTTTAAGTGGGCACCGTGTTTAACACCAGGATGACTGTCTCTCAGAATTCAGGGTCTGAGAGCTAAACATGGAAACCGTGCTCTGGGGTGAAACAGTATCCGTCTACTCTTCTCTAAATCCTAATACTCTTTGAAAAGGACAATATTATCACCCTCATCTTATAAAAATGTAGAATGAGCATGCATTCTCTGAATACAGACCTCAGGCTCTGCCGTTTGCACAAGCAGTCCTACCAGGTACCTCTTAAGTGGAGTCAACTTTGGGCAGAGGGACATTACCGAGTCCTGCTGAACGTTACCACTAGAAACCAACTTCAAAACAAGAGTGTTTTTTGCTTAAAACGGAAGCGAAACCCATGGCCAAGTGATGCTGGGGGCGCGGCAGCTCCTCGGAGGACGCCACCTGGGCCTCAGCACCTGGCCATGCCCCGGCCTCCGCACCACGGCGCGGAGAGCGAGCGCCCCCGGTCGCCCCCGCCCCTCTCGAGCGCCTCGAGGAAGGAACCACGGGGTGTGACGGCGGCTTCCTCTGCAAGCCGGTGCCCCACCCTCGCCCTTCGGCGTCTGCCCGCCGGCCACGGGGCACTCCGGGACGTCGCGGCACCACGAGCGGCACCACGACTCGGCCCGCAGCGTCTGAGGGCAGAGTGCACCGCGGGGCCACCGCCCACCTCAGGCCCAGGGCGCTGCGCGCAGGCCCGCGAGGCCTCCACCCGAGTCCGGGCCCCGAGCGGCGGCCAGCACGCCTGACGTGGGTCCCGGGAGGGGGCCGCCGCCCCCCGGAGCCCGCCTCGCCTCGCAGCGCAGCGCGTCACTCACAttttggcggcggcggcggcggtggcgtcTAGCCGAGGGTCGGCGGACTGGTGCAGCGAGCAGCCGAGGCGGTGGGGATGGGCGGGGCCGCGGTGACGTCACGAGCAGGGGCGGCACAGGAACCGACGAGGCGTTCCCAGCCGCGGAGGGCGCGCCGGAAGTGGGCGGGGCAGGGGTCCGACCCCGGCGCAGCACTGCGGCTGTAACCTCCCGGCAGACCCGAGTGGGAGGGGTCAGAGCTCGGCGGGGAGGCCGCGCCCGCGCTGGAGTGGGCGGGGCTAGG
Coding sequences within:
- the Vamp3 gene encoding vesicle-associated membrane protein 3, coding for MSTGVPSGSSSAATGSNRRLQQTQNQVDEVVDIMRVNVDKVLERDQKLSELDDRADALQAGASQFETSAAKLKRKYWWKNCKMWAIGISVLVIVVIIIVVWSVSS